ATAGAGAGCAAGAAATGAgatatatttattcataaaacaGTTACTATTCTTCTACTTATAAAGCTACAATAATTTCCAAGGTAACCCTATAACGCTATGTATCTTAACCTACAGTATCACTAGTGCCGAGGCTGATGGCGAGATCTCCAGGAATATTTAGGGTCAAACCTGCAGATAAATTGGGGTTAACTTGTCAGATAAGCAGGGAAAATATAGACAATACGAAAAAATTTTCTAATATGGATGGCACTCAgcaaataaaactatattaagGTCGTTTTTTGTCCTTTTGTTTCTTAGGAAAAAATAGGATGTTATGAATCACAGTGTAAGTTTAAGTCATGCAttgaataagaataaaaaagttgaataatatatataaggaAGAATACCCAAAAACTTGCCGAGGTAAGGTTTTTGGTTGAAGGTGGTGTTTTAATCCTTTATGAGTTTACTCACGACTCATTAATCGTGCTATAAGAAATATACAATAGTATAGATAGATGATAGAATATGTTAATGAAGAAATTAGGCACCTGCCAAACTGTTGGGATTGTCTCCTGACCATTGAACAACCAAGCAATCCTTGTTGAAGTGATATCTAATACAAAATGATAAACATAAGTCATCAATCTAAGTATTTTGACATATCTCGTGCAACAAATAAGTAGGTAAAGAAACCACAAGTCCGTAACAGACCATTTTGGCCAGCAAAGGGTTGAGGATAACATTTGTTGATGCTTGTTTCATATAGATAGCATTCAAATAGCATCGTATAAATTGATGAAATGCAGATTATGCagaaacatatttataaaaaaatataactaagaCACACCATGGAGGAGGTAATTAGAGTAGGCAACAATTGGTCGGAATTATGTGATCAGTGAATTTCGAATTAACAAACCTCTGTACAAAATAGGAAGCAATATTTCCAGCAACAGCATAAGCAGGGGCTAAGGCTCCAAGTTTTGACTCCAAACCAGGGGCAGTTGCCTGCAACCACCATTAGAATGCACATACGTTGGTCAAACAAGAACTTCAAAATATCAATCAGTCACTAAACCCCCATTCTCGGAGGCACATCGAAATCCAATTCAGCAATCAGTACATAAGGTTAAACTTAAAAATGGCAAAAAAAACCTCAAGTGCTACTTTAGACCATGTTTTTTCCTTTATGTCCATCAAATTCATGCCTGCACCATCAGCATGATCAATGGCAGCATAACCACCAACAAAAAGAGACGCCATAAATGAGCTAACAATCGAAATCCTTTCAGTGCTGTCATAAACTTCTGGTTGAgtatcaaatattttcttgatcTGGGGACCAGTAAATCTCTCATATCCACGCGATCCCGTTATACGAGCCAACTCCAAGGCCCCTCCACAAGCCTTCTCTATAGCCCTACGCTCTGCAGTAGTGCTACAATCCATCCAAATTGGGGATTCCTTAATGGTAAAAGCATGTTCAAGCTGATCCAACAATGTCCTCTTAGGATCCAATGCTGACAGTATCTGAGAACTACCATTCTTCCAATACACGCTACCATGCTGTTGGCCACTCCCAGAAACAGCAGCAACCTTggcaaaatcaaaatttgattttgaaagcTTTTGAAGCATTAGGTCAAGAGCCTCCACCCACATCAAGGTGGGTGAAACAATTCGGCCACTGCCAGAGGGGTCTCTGTAAACCCCATCGCTGGTTTTGTAATGGGGCAAGTCGGAATCAAAATGAACAAGCTCTGAGGCTACGATTTTGAGGTTGGAGTCCAACACTGTGGCCTTTAACGAccttcaaaacaataaaaattgaaaatttaatttctccCAGATTTAATTTATTGctcatgaaattgaaattgaaaacaatGATGCAATTGGACTTACTGAGTGGAACTGTCGAATCCGAGAAAGTAGGAGTCTCGAAGAAGAGATAATTCTGCCATTGTAGGATTCACAAATCTCAGTACAGTGATGAATTTGTAAATCGATATGGGAAGAGGGAATCGTTGGCCACattgtgattattatttataaactgaGTTTTGGATTGGAATCGGATAATAACAAATTTGGATAGACATGAAACTGGTAACATCCCATAAATTGAAACCATAAAAACGTTTTATCTgctacaaaatttaattatattttaagttgtcTTTTACttgagttttttgtttttattttttaattaaaagttttatattttttaattgaacaacTGTTAATTAATGATGTAATggttatattttcttattatcttGTTTATATTAAGGGATTTTATAGATAATGTAAAACGGTAAGTGgattttactattttaactaaaatcatGTTCGGTAAAAGAAGACTGTTATTATGGTAATGATGATGATTATTTAGTTGTAAATAATGACGTGGAAGCTACCAAAATATTATCACATGATAATATAATTGTTaacacaattttaataaaaatattaataaaagataaatatctttttatattaatgaaaaattattttatattaattataaaagtttatgggttattatataaataaattaataaaatgaaaaaaatgataatcatgttatttagttattttaaattaaacaataaatatttaattgaaaatatataaaaagtttaactgaacaaaaacataataaatatttatttcactaaaaatttcaaaataaaagtgttatgaatagataaaaaattatttataaatagatgcataatttaaaataatataaaatgataaaaacaacttacacatcattcataaaacgagtttataacaattaaaatagtTTCTTAATTCTGActtaataaattgtttaatgtttaattcaaattatgaaagaaaatttttatatcaaatccTCCATGACCAACCTTCGTCATTATCCCTCCAAATCATCCATATGCGTAATAACACCATTTTCATTCTCTCCAACTTCAACTAAGATATATTCATATGAAGCATCCAAACTtgaatttgtttcattttccttccaaaattccttattcaatatcaaattttctATAAACCCTAATCAACGACCCTTTATCAAAGTTAAATAAGAAGTCACAGAATGAGAAGTTGTGGGTCTTATTAAATATGTCCCTTTAGTAAATTTGAGCAACTAGGTAATAAGACTTGTTCTTAAATAAATGTAGGTTGTGATTTTCTTACCATTAGTTATTGTATTATGATGGAGTGaaaatttcttctcaaaatccTCCAACATCAAATCAATGCAGTGGATTGCAAAAGGTGTCCAATATAACTTTTGTCTCTTTTGcattatcaattataatttggATCACATTCTCGTCTCTAACCTCCTCAACAACTTCATCCATCATTCTAAAAATTTTGGACTATCAACCAAAAAATTAAGTATAGTCCTTCTCTTCATATCAGTCCATCTATCTATCATCATTATGcatccatttttctttcaaaatagtTTATGTTTTTCCAAAATTAGATTGATCTTTTCAATTTGTTGCTTCAAATATTTCACCATAATCTCATGGTAGGATGGTGGTTTAAATCCATCCCTATATTTTGCTACCAACTCAAGCATCCTTCTAAACtcttcattatttgttagattGAATGGAATATCATtattgtagaaaaataaaacaatttcttaACAAACATCCTCCCTCTTACTTTTCCTAAAAATGGATTTGACAGTAGTTTTAGTACTCCTTCTTTAGAAAATACTTGATCACTCTTTAGTATGTCTTTCACTTGATATTTTTCTAGCATCTTTTGAATCACCCATAACTATTTTCTTCAATAGGAAAAGAAcgaataagaaagaaatattagGTTTTGGATTAAGTCGAGTCATTTTATAATATCACATAAAGTGGATAAGTTTTTTTCATAATACATAAGAGAGTTAAGAGACTCTAATCCCATCACAACTCCTTTGAACCTAACATCGCACCATAGAGGATTGACGCTTAAACGATCCTCCAATACAATAGTCAAACTTGGAAGATTGCtctaatttgattatatttcgATCCGACATTGATGTCATTTTGCTTAAGGGGTCAAAACTCGCATCATTATACAATCTTGCGATTTTACtcaatattttgacaacattgaTCTCAACTATACTCATACcaaaaaatttgatttattaaccATTCTTATGGTTCTAAatataatagagaaaaatatgtGATACTTATCAAAGTAGTTAACTAACTCAAActctataaaattttaatctttaattataaacaaacaaTCGTTCAAGTGCAAATGTGACGAGGACCATAtaatgaagttttattttaattaaaaaaaactttagacATAAATTACAAAGGgcaaaataaacatgtaaaaaattggaaggattaagaaaaatatgaagttGGAAAAAGTAATAATTGCTTACTATAGTAACGGCACAAACAAAACTAATTCAATTTCTAACTATTTAAAATTTGGGCAACTTCATCCCCACCAATATATCATTAGGGTTGATTACCATATTCTCAAGATAATATTTACTTTGCAACATGGAGTTTTGTTATAGTTTTATTCTTAGAAGACATCTTAtagaataatttcttttctagTTATAGGTTCCATGGTGGTTGTGATCCCAAGTCCGTCTATATCATTAGGATTGATTACTGCATTCTCAAAGTATTGTTCATTTTAGAGTGTGAAATTTTgtcacaattttgttttaaaagacaCCTCGCATGATGAAAtgtgaaagaaatatttaagcTGTTTAAATCTCAGTTATTAAATGATATGagattattaaattgaaaaaaaaaatattatttttgaaaaatttacgTTTATCTGGTacatataaattagaatttagTACAAACTAATTTTGTACTTAAATTTATACAAGTAAATTTTATACCTGCCATCACAATTTTTCTTACAGTTTCATTAAAATGTATACTATAAATCCTCTACTACATTATGAACTGACTCTTTTCATTATCATCATTTTAAATCTATCAAGTGGCAAATTTTTCTTAGTCATCTAAAATTACTATTTTCTCTCTCCACATATATAATCTTCTTAACCATTCATCCCTTAACcatcttttaattatatgaccaaattgaatattaataatttctaaagaaacattaaaataattaaaaacaaccttttatcaaaattaaaaatgttgatTGCAAATTcagtatataatttatataacccagaatgttaattttatcttttacaatGCACTGTCTATAAGATACAAATAAtggatatattttaatctttggaagcatttttctaatttctcttaaaatattctttaataaaaCTTGTAGTTATTAATGATCTACCGAACCAAATAATTACATCCCTCCCCTAAAGATATACAgctatttttcaaataaacattttgaGGGCAAAATATAAACTCTTGGTTACTGAATCTAATACAAGGGTGAGTGGTTATGCCTGAAAGCTTTATAAGTGAGTGCAGAGAAGGCAAAAATCAGGGCACACTGCTACCGAAAAAGATCTGGGAATGACCACATTATGAACTTTGCAAAAATGTCAGAATCCAGAAACTCGATATGCGCAGCTCTACCAATTATAGAGTCCAGATTCTTGCCTTGAGTAGATGGATCAAAGTTCACGTCACAACGCATGAAGACTCGGCGTTGCATGGAGTTGGCACGGATTTGGTCCAGGCAAGCATTCAACATCTCCATGAACAGTTTACTCTTCTTTGAAGTGTCTCGTGAAGCAGCTTGGCATGATTCAATTCTAGCAGAATGGTAAGGCACGTAACCATCCTGAAAATGCCGTATCAGTTAACACCAAACCaagaaaatttagttaaaatgattTAAGATCCACAAACAAAGACCAACTTTACAGACTTGTATTAAACTCATAAATGATAATGCTAATGTATAACAACTCAATTTCTGATTAGAGTGACAGTTGATAAAATTCCTAAAATTTATTGCGAGACAAGACAAGAAGAAAAGGTAATACCTGGGGAGAAGATAGCAGAATAATATTCCTAAAATGTTCCAAGGTTTTCTGCTGAAAAAAGGAGGGGGACGGGAGGAAAGATTTCTATTAGAACCTCATCAAATAAATAGttccataaaatatataaatgaatcaTGCAGCTTTTATTTTCAAGAATACATCCCACAATAAGTtattcaagcaaacaagacTATGAGTTCATGTCTTTATCCCAATCATCGCAGGACACAGTGCCTACCTGACACAGTTTATAGAGAAATGTATTTTGGATATCAGGATCATCCGTGAAAGTGAGTTGATGAATGCACTGTGTGCCTTTTAGCTTCTTCAAAAACCACAACCCAGAATTAAACAATGAGTTTGAACTATAAAGATACCCCAAGTGTGGACCAGATACTGAAACATATGTATGTAGGTGACTTAGAAATGGCTCCATAATGCTATCTGCAAATACAGGACAAAGCTTAGCACCAAATGTCATACTGATGAATATCATTGCTTCTACGATTATGAACTACCTGCTAGCGCTGATCTTATAATGAGATTACCAATAGAATGTCCAACAAAACTTAGCCTAATATCTTTCAAACTCCCAAATCTTGATGCTCTGTCCATTttgattttaagaaataaaataacttccTTAGCTAGCCTATTTCCCATCTCTCTAAAGTCTCCAAATGTCTTATCTTCATTAGCCTCTGACATCAGAAATTCTACTTTGGGATCTATCAAAAGCCACTGATTCCGGACAAGTCGTAAATCTAGATGATGCccctaaaacattttaaatgacAACCAATAAGAGGTCTGAATCAACTTTTTAACCACATACTTGAAAAAAACGTGGATTTAGTCAACCAATATTGCTCTGCGATATATGGATGCAGCTCTCAAATGAAAGTGATATACATGTTATGTTTATGATATACTGCATCCTATGTTTTCAGTTATACCATTTATAAAAAGCATAGCATTGTTCTATCTGACCTCAGTTTATGTCAGCTCAACTGGGCAACAAaatctatctttttattttctggAAATTTGAGATAATGTAAGGGTTACATAacacatatttatttaacactTTATTATTGAAAAGGCTTACTTAGGAGTCATACATCCTTTTAATTAATCCTGCACTTTAGGTCTTTAAAGTCAATGTTATATACAAGAAATCTAATAAACTTGATCACGTTGAGCAGAGAGCTTACTTTATCAACAAATACTCTAATCTATATCGAAATAACTATACTAGCAGAAAAGCCAGCCCAAGCACactaacaacaaaataaaacctGCTAGAATAAGAAAACAGACGATATTCCAagagaatcaaaacatatttctTAAAATGTTATCTAATACAGCCCCTCAAGTAGTAAACACACAAAGATATGACAGAGAACACTGGCTTATCTAGCCAAAGAGCACAGGCAGAGTGAGTTACAAAGCCTTCAGTTAAGGGTATTAAAGTATGGTTATTCGGGTTTATTAAAACTCAATACACACGTTACCGTACGGTATAGTTACTTTTCTGAGAGTTCGTCATCACTaagtaaattttacttttactttcagAATCATCAAGACAGATGTTACAGTTCTCTATCAAACTCGAAAGGAATGAGCAAGATCAAACTAAGAAGAGGAAAGATCAACTAAGAACACACAGAAAGCACCAAACCACATCCATAAATAACTAATTCATGCTCAAATGCACCAAAGACAACACCCAAGCTCATCCATGGCAACTCCTATTGCCTTCCTGAAAAAGATTAAGGAACAGGGTGCAGAACCtcgtttttcattttcttagtttaaacttaaacataaaATCTTTGAACTCAAGACCAAAGATTGTGGAAATAAACTAATAGTACTGGTCTAATATATCTTGTTAAAGAATTTTAAGCTAAGGTTTTAAGTAAAAGGAACTAGAGGATGATCCATTTTGACAATGCTACAAAGAGATCAACAGTATATGACTTGCCACAGACTCTAAAATAGGTGGATAAACCTAATCACTTTCAAGCCACCAACGTCCAAAAAAAGAAACACCTAACAAACTCAAATCCTACATTAAAAATAGAAGGTATAGTTTGCAATAAAATCTACAAGACATGCCTGAAACCCATGCACAAAGACAACAATCTTCAACACACGATCATTACTTTGCTGTGCAGATTTCTTGCCTATACAATCATAAAGGTTAAGTGGAAAGCCATCACAATCCATATGCCCAATATGTTTCAGTAATGAATTTTCACTTGGAAAACGCCGCGGTACATTCAACACATGTTCAACAATCACAATTGGTGTATGCAAAGGATCTCCAAATATCTGCATGTCTTGAATTGAGCGGTTGTTAATCTGCAAAATAGTGatcaatatttcattatatgGGCCATATGTAAATATCAAACATTCAAGTTGACAGATTACCCGCATTTGTTCAATGCTCTTTCGATGAAGTTCTGCACGTGTGGCTGCAATCTGAATAGGCTGTATGATTTATGAGATCAAATTTATGCTTGAGTCTATTGCATTGAAAATTGCTTACTTTCACAAGTTTCctgttttcaaaattgcatgATACTCAAAATATGAAGGAAGACGCAAGCACTTACATCATCAGGTAACTTCCACAAACTGGCCACTCGTTTGGTGGCACGCTGGGAAGTCTCATCACCCTTACTGTTTGTATACTGATGAGGCATTTCTACCTTAGAATATAACATCCATATTGACCATTCAGTTCTCCGCTCCCTAATCCATGTCTCATGTAAAAATCCCATAATCTTTGTTTTGTTATCCCTAggaaaatgtaaatattattagCTTATTAAACGAGGTAAGATAAAGTTTCATGAATCATAAAACACATTTGAGTAAGAGCCAATGCAAAGGCCATAACTTGTAGTTCTCATGCAGTAAATTGGATTAATATCCTGCTATATTATACCTTTCAGGGTATGAAACCTGAATGTAGATTAAATTTTCCAAGTATTGATGCAAAGTTATCTTCTGAAACCAAATCTAGAAGTGGTGCACAATTGCAGGAAACAAAGGTTCATAATACGGTTCATAGTAAATTATATAGACTCATGGTAGTTGAAAGGCAGTAAGAAAAAGTAATGAATTTATTAGTCACAGTGTAAACCATGATTTAAATAGTAACAAAGTTGTTCAAATAATGAAGTTggaaaaagggaaaacaaagGGATATTTCAATCAGATTCAAATGcagaatttaaaaaatcagACATCGTTGTTGAATTGTTATGAATCTCATGATATAGGATAAGAGGCAAACCTGTGgaactttaaaaatgttttccaTAAATAGGACAATTGATCTCCCAGCGAATGAAAACAGTCCATCAGCTCATTCTGGGACAGGGAACAAAGCTTTTCAACATCCTGAAAATCTAGATCTTCATTTCCTCCCTGGACAATAggacaaaaactaaaaaagaagaACCTTAAAACAATATAGAtacaaaaaaagtattattcTGTAGTCCGTAGCGTGAAATAAAAGCAAGAACCTTACGACCATTTTGTGGCTTGCCTTGTCCTACAACTTCATTTGCTAATGGATTCTCTTGCTTCATATTACTCACTATTGACTCAAAGTCTGAAAAATCAAAAGCTTCACTAATTGCTCTGCCAATTTTGTGTAGTTCTTCAAGCAATATATCACGAGAAGCTGACAATACTTTAACAAGCACGGCAGAGCCCTGGTCAGCCACACAACATTCAGTTAATGATTGGAAGAAAAATGTCAAAAGATTAAAACATTCAGATAGTGGACTAATGCCTTGCTTGAGAAAGATATATGTGGTGGAAGTACATGATAATGTTTGATAATTTCCTTAACAAGTAGAAGTGGAGGAGAGGTGTGTAGAAGATTCGGTTAGAGAAAATGTCTAAAAGCAAATAAAGTGATAGAACAGAGAAGCTTTGCATAGATAAAGAGGTATTGGGTGGGATTGGCCATTCCTAAGGTGGAAGACTCTCTGATAAgtaatttcctttttaattgGTTCATCTTTCTTGTATCATTCCAGAGTTCATTTTTGGTGTGGGAAGCTAGTCTTCGTATTCGAGTATATAAactgaaaaacatttttttcatgggctaaatgtttatttcttttaggcAATTGCTACCTGCATTCTCATATATCTTATTTGAGCACCTGCCCGTTAAGTGTAACTATGAAAATGATCTTTCCAAATCAttacactttttgaaaaaatgcaatccgaaataaattaaaaagcttCTGGATTACATGTTTTCTAaacattatgaaaaaatatatttcagaatAAGGATTATGAATAAGATTCCATAATGTATAATTCAGAATAAGGATTATGAATAAAACATTACATGTTTTAAATCGTGATTTTGACTACATTGTCTAAGAACTTCTTGGTCTTGATagtatttttcatcttcttagaTGTCTCCTCCTCAAAGAAATATCCAGGTATCATAACGAACACAAAAGGTGATATTCGGGAGACTAACTCCAAAGATGTGGTACAAGGATAAGAATCAAAGCTTGAGTACCATGTTATTGGTGAAAACAATAGAAAGAACGCAAGAGGTAACAATATAGAACatagaaggaagaaagaacacAAAAAGAGACTGAGAAAAGAATTTTGTATAAACCGGACGAGTCTGATGGACAATTATAGGACTTGCAATTCACTTAGAAAAATGTGATAACTACTCTAAGAATCACAAAGTTATTGTATTTTAGTTTCTTACATAGCCACCCTTATATACAAATGGAGTTGAAATATATCACAAACTTATCGTATTTTAGTTGAAAGAGATAGTCGACAAAAAAATAACTAACTCCTGTCTAACCAGTAGAAATAAATGAATTCATCCTAAGCTCGTTGAACGACTTCAACAAGCATATTAACAAGGTTCCAAAGCATAAAATCACAATACACTTTGAGATAGACCTAGATGAGATGGAATAATAACTGCccgtaaaaaattaaaattaaaatttaatttacattttattaagttagatttaattaaaattaatttatattttattaggttaaatttaattaaaattattaatatttaattaaatttatattattttttatatttttttgtaattttatatagattttattttaaaaatttataaaatatcctattttaaatatttgtggatatctacatatatatatgtgaGTTTTAAATTATCCGCGAGTATTTTGTAAACTGTTGATGAATGACAGATAACGAAAGGGATAAGTAGtggatttttttgttataagtCGAGTAGCGAGTAAACACTATTTGTGTCCAACCCGCTCTATTGTCATCTCTTATCATCCATATATGTCCTATAATTTTAGACATTATCATGGTCATCTACCAGTTCCACGCCATTATAGTGTTCATATCTATATCCATGCTTCTCATATAGGCAATAAAGCAAGGGAAGAGCTCAGAAATGAAATAATGCAAGAAAATGTTTGCAATTAATATTTTGCATGAAGTCAACTTGATCATAAAAGAGGCACCTAATGTCTTAGAACATACTTTATTCGAGGCCTCGCTGCTTTTATCTGCAATGACTTCAGTGTTGGCAGAATTGCTGTGATGGATCAAATGAACAGGTTACTCTATATAATCCAAGatgcataaaaataaattagcaaTCACAAGtgctcaaaaataaaattttgaacagaCAGCTAATGCCAAAAGAAAATTCTAGCAGATTCAAACTGAAAAATAAGAACATTTACAAACCTGGGTAGCTTTGATGGAAATGAATGAGTGGCAACTTTTAGTATACTGGCATGTACACTTACGTCAACAAGCACCGCATGTAAAGCGTCAAAATGGACAGGACAATACGAGTGCAATCCTACAAGAGCTTTAGGAGGTATTCGGAATTCATGGATAGCAGCAGAGGAAGCATCCAGAGAGAGGTCCAATTCGACACTGTAGATGACATACTCCCATCAACAATCAACATGTCAGTTGCTACTAGTAgatatcaataaaaatagaaacacaCATGTGTCTATATGGCACATTAGGCCAATGGAGATACCACTTTTATGACTCACCCTTGCTCAGTCACGGGAGCGTATATAagctcaaattttaaaataacagcAGTTGTAGCTAAATCCTGCAAATATGAGCGACATAAAGCAGGTCAATTTGATCAGGATATTGAACTAGAGAAAAGAGAGTTATGTATTATGTAAAAGCTAAGTGACTTTGTTTCACATGAAAGCTTGAGTAACCTTCGAGGTGGGATTTTATAGGTCCCCTTCTCAGACAGATGCAAACTAGTTTTGTATATTGTGGCTCGCATGTTGCCAACATCAATACATACATGTGTATGTGGTTACTCAATGCGATAACATgtgtataaactaatttttacaGAATTGATATGCCAACCAACATTGAGTAACCTAAAAGCCTCAATAATAGATACTTGGCACTCAAGATACAATATCATTCCTAGAAGGTGTTCTTTCCCTTTGTTACCCatgcaaagaaaagaaatgatacTGATCATTACCACCAAATTATTACGACGTAAGTTGAACACGATCAtcaaatacaaatgaacatcCTGCCTAGCATATTTTATTCGAAAAGACTGCGTTGAGAAACTGTTATCTGTGTCATCAATCCTCCATACGCCATATATGCTGCTAGGATCCAGATCAGGAGGAACTGCATAACCAAAGGTTTTCTACCTCAGTATCACTCTTGCATATAAGAAAAGCTTATCCAATAGTTTTCATTCGAAGAAAATTCTATTATACactacacacacacacacaagagagagagagagagagagagagagagagagagagagagagagagagagagataaagGAGGGATCAAATCACTCCAAAagcaacttttattttttcatttttcattttcttttaatataacatctaatttatttcttaaaattattagatTACAAGAAATAAAGGGTGAGGATGAGGAGTAACTCTTTGaaaattattc
This DNA window, taken from Vigna radiata var. radiata cultivar VC1973A chromosome 5, Vradiata_ver6, whole genome shotgun sequence, encodes the following:
- the LOC106759841 gene encoding protein FAM135A isoform X2, which codes for MPPSVKVKSEATLETVQEIAVYLHRFHNLDLFKQGWYQIKITVRWEDSENVCFGIPASVVQYEVPPDLDPSSIYGVWRIDDTDNSFSTQSFRIKYARQDVHLYLMIVFNLRRNNLVDLATTAVILKFELIYAPVTEQGVELDLSLDASSAAIHEFRIPPKALVGLHSYCPVHFDALHAVLVDVSVHASILKVATHSFPSKLPSNSANTEVIADKSSEASNKGSAVLVKVLSASRDILLEELHKIGRAISEAFDFSDFESIVSNMKQENPLANEVVGQGKPQNGRKGGNEDLDFQDVEKLCSLSQNELMDCFHSLGDQLSYLWKTFLKFHRDNKTKIMGFLHETWIRERRTEWSIWMLYSKVEMPHQYTNSKGDETSQRATKRVASLWKLPDDPIQIAATRAELHRKSIEQMRINNRSIQDMQIFGDPLHTPIVIVEHVLNVPRRFPSENSLLKHIGHMDCDGFPLNLYDCIGKKSAQQSNDRVLKIVVFVHGFQGHHLDLRLVRNQWLLIDPKVEFLMSEANEDKTFGDFREMGNRLAKEVILFLKIKMDRASRFGSLKDIRLSFVGHSIGNLIIRSALADSIMEPFLSHLHTYVSVSGPHLGYLYSSNSLFNSGLWFLKKLKGTQCIHQLTFTDDPDIQNTFLYKLCQKTLEHFRNIILLSSPQDGYVPYHSARIESCQAASRDTSKKSKLFMEMLNACLDQIRANSMQRRVFMRCDVNFDPSTQGKNLDSIIGRAAHIEFLDSDIFAKFIMWSFPDLFR
- the LOC106759860 gene encoding xylulose kinase; amino-acid sequence: MAELSLLRDSYFLGFDSSTQSLKATVLDSNLKIVASELVHFDSDLPHYKTSDGVYRDPSGSGRIVSPTLMWVEALDLMLQKLSKSNFDFAKVAAVSGSGQQHGSVYWKNGSSQILSALDPKRTLLDQLEHAFTIKESPIWMDCSTTAERRAIEKACGGALELARITGSRGYERFTGPQIKKIFDTQPEVYDSTERISIVSSFMASLFVGGYAAIDHADGAGMNLMDIKEKTWSKVALEATAPGLESKLGALAPAYAVAGNIASYFVQRYHFNKDCLVVQWSGDNPNSLAGLTLNIPGDLAISLGTSDTVFMITENPNPGLEGHVFPNPVDAEGYMVMLVYKNGSLTREDVRNRCAEKSWDVFNKFLEQTQPLNGGKLGFYYKEHEIIPPLPVGFHRYVIENFSDSLDGLKEREVEEFDPPSEVRALIEGQFLSMRAHAERFGMPSPPRRIIATGGASANKCILSSIASIFGCDVYTVQRPDSASLGAALRAAHGLLCHKKGSFIPISEMYMDKVEKTSLSSKLAVHAGDQELVSKYASIMKKRIEIENHLVQKFGRS
- the LOC106759841 gene encoding protein FAM135A isoform X1 produces the protein MPPSVKVKSEATLETVQEIAVYLHRFHNLDLFKQGWYQIKITVRWEDSENVCFGIPASVVQYEVPPDLDPSSIYGVWRIDDTDNSFSTQSFRIKYARQDVHLYLMIVFNLRRNNLVDLATTAVILKFELIYAPVTEQGVELDLSLDASSAAIHEFRIPPKALVGLHSYCPVHFDALHAVLVDVSVHASILKVATHSFPSKLPSNSANTEVIADKSSEASNKGSAVLVKVLSASRDILLEELHKIGRAISEAFDFSDFESIVSNMKQENPLANEVVGQGKPQNGRKGGNEDLDFQDVEKLCSLSQNELMDCFHSLGDQLSYLWKTFLKFHRDNKTKIMGFLHETWIRERRTEWSIWMLYSKVEMPHQYTNSKGDETSQRATKRVASLWKLPDDPIQIAATRAELHRKSIEQMRINNRSIQDMQIFGDPLHTPIVIVEHVLNVPRRFPSENSLLKHIGHMDCDGFPLNLYDCIGKKSAQQSNDRVLKIVVFVHGFQGHHLDLRLVRNQWLLIDPKVEFLMSEANEDKTFGDFREMGNRLAKEVILFLKIKMDRASRFGSLKDIRLSFVGHSIGNLIIRSALADSIMEPFLSHLHTYVSVSGPHLGYLYSSNSLFNSGLWFLKKLKGTQCIHQLTFTDDPDIQNTFLYKLCQQKTLEHFRNIILLSSPQDGYVPYHSARIESCQAASRDTSKKSKLFMEMLNACLDQIRANSMQRRVFMRCDVNFDPSTQGKNLDSIIGRAAHIEFLDSDIFAKFIMWSFPDLFR